One genomic segment of Cardinium endosymbiont of Philonthus spinipes includes these proteins:
- the eno gene encoding phosphopyruvate hydratase, which yields MSKIRSVTAYEILDSRGHPTIAAEVSLASGESGYASVPAGASTGSFEAVELRDANPNRYHGKGVLKAVEHVCSIIDQNLVGKDVDDQAGLDHLMVALDGSPNKRNLGANAILAVSLAIAKAAALHYRQPLYQYFAHLMGASYSMPVPMMNIINGGLHADNQLAIQEFMIVPLGYPSFSEALRAGVEIFHVLKAYLKQKGLSTNVGDEGGFAPNLDGTKEAIEAILEAIIQAGYKPGRDIYLGLDVASTEFYRPNGVYDVENKMFTRPEWVAYLVDLVRQYPIISIEDGMAETDHIGWQQLTQALGDRVQLVGDDLFVTHSSLLKKGIAENMANAVLVKYNQIGSLTETLATISLAKKSDYAAIISHRSGETEDTTIADLAVGTGVGQIKTGAICRTDRVAKYNRLLRIESDLQDQVSYAGHHAFARFLK from the coding sequence ATGTCAAAAATTCGTTCCGTTACTGCCTATGAAATCTTAGACTCGCGTGGCCATCCAACCATCGCTGCTGAAGTAAGTTTGGCATCAGGGGAGAGCGGATACGCCAGTGTGCCTGCTGGCGCTTCCACTGGTTCCTTTGAAGCAGTAGAGCTAAGAGATGCCAACCCCAACCGTTATCATGGCAAGGGCGTTTTAAAAGCAGTGGAACATGTCTGCTCCATCATTGACCAAAATTTAGTTGGTAAAGATGTTGATGATCAAGCTGGTTTGGACCACTTAATGGTAGCGCTTGATGGCTCGCCCAATAAGCGGAATTTAGGTGCCAATGCTATTTTAGCTGTTTCTTTAGCAATTGCTAAGGCAGCTGCGTTACACTACCGGCAACCATTGTATCAATACTTTGCCCATTTGATGGGTGCTTCATATAGCATGCCAGTTCCCATGATGAATATCATAAATGGCGGCCTACATGCAGATAACCAGCTTGCTATACAAGAGTTTATGATTGTACCCTTAGGCTATCCTTCTTTTAGTGAAGCATTGCGTGCCGGTGTAGAAATTTTTCATGTCTTAAAGGCTTATTTAAAGCAAAAAGGTCTTAGTACCAATGTGGGTGATGAAGGGGGATTTGCACCCAATTTAGATGGAACGAAAGAGGCTATTGAAGCTATTTTAGAAGCGATTATTCAAGCTGGATATAAGCCTGGTCGAGATATTTATTTAGGTTTAGATGTGGCTAGCACGGAATTTTATAGGCCAAATGGCGTTTATGATGTAGAAAACAAAATGTTTACTAGACCAGAATGGGTAGCCTATTTGGTAGACTTGGTGCGCCAGTATCCTATTATAAGTATAGAAGATGGTATGGCTGAAACAGATCATATAGGTTGGCAGCAGCTTACCCAAGCGTTGGGTGACCGGGTGCAGTTGGTCGGAGACGATCTGTTTGTTACCCATTCAAGCCTATTAAAGAAGGGCATAGCGGAAAATATGGCCAATGCGGTGCTGGTTAAATACAATCAAATAGGCAGCTTAACAGAAACATTGGCAACCATTTCGCTAGCAAAAAAATCTGATTATGCTGCCATTATATCCCATCGATCTGGAGAAACAGAGGATACTACGATTGCTGATTTAGCTGTTGGAACAGGTGTCGGACAGATTAAAACAGGTGCCATTTGCCGTACAGATCGAGTGGCTAAGTACAATCGTTTATTGCGTATTGAATCAGATTTACAAGATCAAGTGTCCTATGCAGGGCATCATGCTTTTGCTCGGTTTCTTAAATAG
- a CDS encoding IS5 family transposase, with amino-acid sequence MSLKQTKQLSFSDISANKRKCKHTFFDQINKLVNWSVVEKALRLHYPKGLRLSGKPAYSPLLLFKMLLLQTWYGLSDYAVEEEVNDRITFSRFCGISMDSSVPDHSVLSRFRTTLTEKNALEKLLHIINNQLSDHGVLVQNGSAAVDASITPTPRRPKGKKSYDLHEDGTITTAESYQKGVDPEASWIKKGHHLYYGYKRHVLVESKEGLVLAVGTTKASSHDSGHLQVLLDKVRLKSGSRLYADKGYSGSPNENLLKKKKLKSAIQKKGARNNPLSPTAKRFNKLVSKTRYKVERVFGSIKSWFRSSGARYIGLAKTHTQHVMEAIAYNLYRSPNIILRGI; translated from the coding sequence ATGTCGCTCAAGCAAACTAAGCAATTAAGTTTTTCAGATATTTCCGCCAATAAGCGTAAGTGCAAACACACTTTCTTTGATCAAATCAACAAGCTAGTTAATTGGTCAGTAGTAGAAAAAGCACTCCGATTACATTATCCTAAAGGTTTACGTTTATCAGGCAAACCGGCCTATAGTCCTCTGCTTCTATTCAAAATGCTATTGCTACAGACGTGGTATGGCTTGAGCGACTATGCAGTCGAAGAAGAAGTGAATGATCGTATCACTTTTAGCAGATTTTGTGGTATTTCGATGGATAGTTCTGTTCCAGATCATAGTGTACTAAGTAGATTTAGAACTACCCTTACAGAGAAGAATGCTTTAGAAAAGTTATTGCATATCATTAATAATCAGCTATCTGATCATGGTGTATTGGTTCAAAACGGTTCAGCAGCTGTAGATGCTTCTATTACCCCTACCCCTAGACGCCCTAAAGGTAAAAAAAGCTACGATCTGCATGAAGATGGAACCATAACCACAGCTGAAAGTTATCAAAAAGGAGTAGATCCAGAAGCAAGTTGGATAAAAAAAGGCCATCATCTCTACTATGGCTATAAGCGGCATGTTCTTGTGGAAAGCAAAGAGGGGTTGGTGCTAGCCGTAGGTACCACAAAAGCATCTAGTCATGATAGTGGGCATTTACAGGTATTATTGGATAAAGTAAGGCTAAAATCAGGCAGCAGACTCTATGCAGATAAAGGCTATAGCGGGTCGCCCAACGAAAATTTACTAAAGAAAAAGAAGTTAAAATCAGCTATTCAGAAAAAAGGGGCTAGAAACAATCCTTTATCACCCACTGCTAAACGGTTTAATAAATTAGTATCTAAAACGCGCTATAAAGTAGAACGGGTATTTGGAAGTATTAAAAGTTGGTTCCGTAGCTCAGGAGCCAGATATATAGGCCTTGCTAAAACCCATACGCAACATGTTATGGAGGCAATAGCCTATAACTTATATAGGTCCCCAAACATCATATTAAGAGGTATCTAG
- a CDS encoding phospholipase D-like domain-containing protein, protein MKKTTILKLPRISHSCTQLLGTVVIAFSSLLVNYTACHTCNRSDADLDIQAWFTPQDPCMDLIVAKILSAKSLILVQAYVITSHRIADALIQAHQNRVGVQVLIDKDAQTTRGSKVGWLLQHGIPIIVDKTVGYAHNKVMIIDDAYVLTGSFNWTHGAQTRNAENLVMITGKHINRKFKNNWYVRAAAGERLKFIRNH, encoded by the coding sequence ATGAAAAAAACTACCATTCTAAAATTGCCTCGTATCTCCCATTCGTGTACTCAGCTTTTAGGAACTGTTGTTATTGCCTTTAGCAGTCTATTGGTAAATTATACCGCTTGCCATACTTGCAATCGATCTGATGCTGATTTAGATATACAAGCTTGGTTTACACCGCAAGATCCTTGTATGGACCTTATTGTGGCTAAGATTCTATCTGCGAAATCATTAATTCTTGTGCAGGCCTATGTGATCACCTCGCATAGGATTGCTGATGCACTGATCCAAGCGCATCAAAATAGGGTAGGAGTGCAGGTATTGATAGACAAAGATGCGCAGACTACAAGAGGCAGTAAAGTAGGTTGGTTATTGCAACATGGCATTCCTATTATAGTTGACAAAACAGTTGGTTATGCCCATAATAAAGTTATGATTATTGATGATGCATATGTCCTTACAGGTTCTTTTAACTGGACACATGGTGCACAAACGAGAAATGCAGAAAACCTAGTGATGATAACAGGAAAACATATCAATAGAAAGTTTAAAAACAATTGGTATGTAAGGGCAGCAGCTGGAGAAAGATTAAAATTTATACGCAACCATTAA
- a CDS encoding IS110 family transposase, with product MQKGKKRESLHIIHPNAAGIDIGSEIHYVCVPEGRCEQRVQKFKCFTEDLHNLAKWLQACEVTTVAMESTGVYWIPLFQILDSYGFSVLLVNAKHVKNVPGRKSDVQDCQWLQQLHSYGLLQGSFRPDDEICVLRSYIRQRESLVKTAAIHINRMQKALSQMNLQLHKVIRDITGVTGIRIIESILSGERNAAKLASLKDCRIKSDEATIAKALTGDYRAEHLFSLRQEHRLYLIYQEAIAECDKAIADYYKQFETKSDSGPPCIKSKATSTKNKPQFGLHEELYRVTGVDFTTIPGLSTLTVQTIVSEVGMNPHKWPTDKHFSSWLGLSPSNRITGEKVISTRTRKVINRAANAFRMAAQAALNSKSALGAYGRRMKTRLGAPKAITATARKIASTFYNMLKFGKGYVDKGIEHYEKKYKERTLKYLITKAKELGYVMVDQTETCT from the coding sequence ATGCAAAAAGGAAAAAAAAGAGAATCATTGCACATTATTCATCCTAACGCAGCAGGTATTGATATAGGTTCGGAAATACATTATGTATGTGTACCTGAAGGCAGGTGTGAACAAAGAGTCCAAAAATTTAAGTGCTTTACAGAAGATCTCCATAATTTAGCAAAATGGTTGCAAGCCTGTGAAGTGACCACAGTAGCTATGGAATCAACCGGAGTTTACTGGATTCCGTTATTCCAAATATTGGATTCTTATGGTTTTAGTGTTCTATTAGTGAATGCAAAACATGTAAAAAATGTTCCTGGTAGGAAGTCAGATGTACAAGATTGTCAGTGGTTACAACAATTACATAGCTATGGTCTACTCCAAGGCTCTTTTAGGCCAGATGATGAGATCTGTGTCTTACGTAGCTACATTAGACAAAGAGAAAGTCTGGTCAAAACAGCAGCTATTCATATTAATCGTATGCAAAAAGCACTGTCTCAAATGAATCTTCAATTACACAAAGTAATAAGAGATATTACGGGTGTGACAGGTATTCGGATTATCGAATCGATACTGTCAGGCGAGCGCAACGCTGCTAAATTGGCTTCATTAAAAGACTGTAGAATTAAAAGCGATGAGGCTACGATTGCAAAAGCCCTGACAGGAGACTATAGAGCAGAGCATCTATTTTCTCTAAGGCAGGAGCATAGGCTATACCTTATATATCAGGAAGCAATAGCAGAATGTGATAAAGCTATTGCAGATTATTATAAACAATTTGAGACAAAATCTGATTCAGGCCCACCTTGTATTAAAAGCAAAGCTACTTCTACAAAAAACAAGCCGCAGTTTGGTCTGCATGAAGAATTATATCGCGTAACAGGCGTTGATTTTACGACAATTCCTGGCCTTAGCACTTTAACAGTACAAACTATTGTTTCAGAAGTTGGTATGAACCCGCATAAATGGCCAACAGACAAACATTTTTCTTCATGGCTAGGTTTAAGTCCTTCCAATAGAATAACAGGAGAAAAAGTAATAAGTACAAGAACACGTAAAGTAATTAATCGTGCTGCAAATGCCTTTAGAATGGCAGCACAAGCAGCATTAAATAGTAAAAGTGCCCTTGGGGCATATGGTAGAAGAATGAAAACCCGATTAGGGGCCCCTAAAGCGATTACTGCTACGGCAAGAAAAATAGCGAGTACTTTTTATAACATGCTAAAATTTGGGAAAGGCTATGTCGATAAAGGAATAGAACATTATGAAAAAAAATACAAAGAAAGGACCCTAAAATATTTAATCACAAAAGCAAAAGAATTGGGCTATGTAATGGTAGACCAAACGGAAACATGTACTTGA
- the tnpC gene encoding IS66 family transposase → MDSLSSIVISLQSEISLLKSSISVLEADNAALRGEIAVLTANNSSLKEVITSLSAANKSLSEENCKLKDKLGLTSKTSSIPSSKELYKIKRNKVKSTRNRGGQPGHPGTTRTKLLADEVIELSISDSCSCGGHVSMAAKPYIHQKIDIPEIKPHVINYHVHHGRCRQCGKRHTASLPQGVTSDTFGPRIKSVISSLTGFYKNSKQEVRHILKDIFNLDISLGSISNSEGRVASKCQSAYQSIEAAIRASQVLHIDETGHFNSGKLGWCWIFTNPMVTLLKLTKSRSKKILESSGLKPKKQIIVSDRYAAYNYFPPTHRQLCWSHLARDFERFAHSCHSGVKVLGFYLKKMASELFSLHRAFAKDTIELFTFLRRIRKLRKRIWYGLKAIASTPGAVQANRVARNIMRAEPMLWKFCKDPLNIPLTNNLAERQIRHYVLYRKNCYFTQSERGNRFVERIISLYLTWRQQNLNPFKQLQNIIA, encoded by the coding sequence ATGGATTCTTTATCCTCGATAGTTATTTCCTTACAATCAGAAATTAGCCTTCTCAAATCGAGTATTAGCGTGCTAGAGGCAGATAATGCCGCATTGCGTGGAGAGATTGCAGTATTAACCGCTAACAATAGTTCTTTAAAAGAAGTTATTACCTCTCTATCGGCCGCCAATAAATCTTTAAGTGAAGAAAATTGCAAATTAAAAGACAAGTTAGGTCTCACCTCTAAAACTTCCTCGATTCCTAGTTCCAAGGAATTATATAAGATCAAGCGTAATAAAGTAAAAAGCACACGTAACAGAGGCGGTCAACCTGGCCATCCAGGTACTACCCGTACCAAGCTGTTAGCAGATGAAGTTATTGAGTTATCTATTTCAGATTCATGTTCCTGTGGTGGTCATGTATCGATGGCTGCCAAGCCTTATATTCATCAAAAAATAGATATTCCGGAGATCAAGCCACATGTAATCAATTATCATGTGCACCATGGACGTTGCAGACAATGTGGCAAACGCCATACTGCTTCTCTTCCTCAAGGTGTTACCTCAGATACCTTTGGTCCTAGAATTAAATCAGTGATTAGTTCCCTAACAGGCTTTTATAAAAACTCGAAGCAGGAAGTTCGCCATATATTAAAAGATATTTTTAACCTTGATATCAGTCTTGGTAGCATCTCTAATAGCGAAGGAAGGGTAGCCTCTAAGTGTCAATCAGCCTACCAATCAATAGAAGCAGCCATTAGAGCAAGTCAGGTACTACATATAGACGAAACTGGTCATTTTAATAGTGGTAAACTAGGTTGGTGCTGGATTTTTACTAATCCTATGGTTACCCTCCTTAAACTAACAAAATCCAGAAGTAAGAAAATTTTAGAAAGTAGTGGATTAAAACCTAAGAAACAGATTATTGTTAGTGATAGATATGCGGCCTACAATTACTTTCCACCTACCCATCGGCAACTCTGTTGGTCACACTTAGCCAGAGATTTTGAAAGATTTGCTCATAGTTGCCATAGTGGCGTTAAAGTATTGGGTTTTTATTTAAAAAAGATGGCTAGTGAACTATTTTCCTTACATCGAGCCTTTGCCAAAGATACTATAGAGCTGTTTACCTTTTTAAGACGCATTAGAAAATTGCGTAAACGGATCTGGTATGGCCTAAAAGCTATTGCTAGCACACCAGGGGCGGTCCAGGCTAATCGAGTAGCCAGAAATATCATGAGAGCAGAGCCTATGCTGTGGAAATTTTGCAAAGATCCACTAAACATTCCCCTGACTAATAACTTGGCCGAAAGACAAATCAGGCATTACGTCCTATATCGTAAAAACTGCTACTTTACGCAATCCGAACGGGGCAATAGATTCGTAGAGCGAATCATCTCTTTGTACCTAACCTGGAGACAACAAAACCTAAATCCTTTCAAACAACTCCAAAATATTATTGCCTAA
- a CDS encoding ATP-dependent Clp protease ATP-binding subunit yields MDFGKYTIKAQEAIQGAIAVAQANQQLTIENGHLLKAILSSNEAHVTFLTKQLQVALMPLEQALDQLIQTYPKASGQQPYLSPNMDGTLRGAERYKAQLGDDFIAVDHLLLSLCAGKDQVAALMKKHGIEEQPLLQAIQALRGTHKVADPSAESKYRSLERYAKNLNQLVKEGKIDPVIGRDEESRRTVQIISRRTKSNPLLIGEPGVGKTAIVEGLAQRIVSGDVPENVKSKIIFALDLGLLIAGAKYKGEFEERLKAVIKEVVDSNGEFILFIDEIHMLIGAGASGEGAMDAANLLKPALARGELHAIGATTLKEYQKYIEKDKALERRFQVIMVDEPSQEQAVSIIRGIKPKYELHHGIHIKDSAVTATVRLSDRYLPGFLPDKAIDVMDEAAAKKRIDLDAIPVDLDQIQRKITELEIEREAIRKEKDTAKLEALSKTIAALNEKRNLLKAKWEHDKSIIQGIGIQKKQIEQLRLDAEQAERHFDYGKVAEIRYGRLIEAEKKLKALQEQVAALRDTNPLFNEEVTQEDIAQIIAQRTGIPVSKMLQDEREKLLHLEAVLAERVAGQAEAIQVIADSVRRSRAELQDPRKPIGSFIFLGTTGVGKTELAKALAQFLFNDEQAMIRIDMSEYQEKHSVSRLIGAPPGYIGYDEGGQLTEAVRTKPYSVILLDEIEKAHPDVFNILLQVLDDGRLTDNKGRTANFKNTIIIMTSNMGAHLIQSRFAGIEDIPAQEVLAETKEAIIQLLQNQMRPEFLNRVDEIIMFNPLSKKVIKDIVDIQITKLQADLAKNGIMIRMDEGLMDYLSQEGYSLQFGARPLKRLIQRVILNALSKELLAGHVTKAQPIDIGYDQGRVVFSNGQ; encoded by the coding sequence ATGGACTTTGGAAAATATACCATTAAAGCGCAAGAAGCCATACAAGGCGCTATAGCGGTTGCGCAAGCCAATCAACAGCTTACTATTGAAAATGGTCATTTACTAAAGGCTATTTTAAGCAGCAATGAAGCACACGTTACCTTTCTTACCAAACAACTTCAAGTGGCCTTAATGCCGCTAGAGCAAGCATTAGATCAACTCATTCAAACCTATCCCAAAGCCTCTGGGCAACAGCCTTATTTATCGCCGAATATGGATGGTACGCTTCGTGGAGCAGAAAGGTATAAAGCACAACTAGGTGATGACTTTATTGCAGTAGACCACTTGCTTTTAAGCCTCTGTGCAGGTAAAGACCAGGTAGCAGCGTTGATGAAAAAACACGGCATAGAAGAACAACCCTTGTTGCAGGCCATTCAAGCCTTACGGGGTACCCATAAAGTTGCTGATCCTAGTGCAGAGTCCAAATACAGATCGCTGGAGCGTTACGCAAAAAATTTAAATCAACTGGTTAAGGAGGGCAAAATAGATCCAGTAATTGGGCGTGATGAAGAATCGAGAAGAACCGTACAAATTATTTCACGTAGGACCAAAAGCAACCCCCTATTAATTGGAGAACCTGGTGTGGGTAAAACAGCTATTGTGGAAGGGTTGGCGCAAAGAATTGTCTCTGGTGATGTCCCTGAAAACGTCAAGTCTAAAATTATTTTTGCATTAGACCTGGGCCTTTTGATTGCTGGTGCCAAATACAAAGGTGAGTTTGAGGAACGGCTTAAAGCTGTTATTAAAGAAGTAGTGGATTCTAATGGGGAGTTTATTCTTTTTATTGATGAAATCCATATGCTTATTGGGGCAGGTGCCTCTGGAGAGGGTGCCATGGATGCTGCTAATTTACTCAAACCAGCGCTTGCGCGTGGAGAACTACATGCTATCGGCGCTACTACCCTAAAGGAATATCAAAAGTATATAGAGAAAGATAAAGCGCTAGAAAGAAGATTCCAGGTGATTATGGTAGACGAACCAAGTCAGGAGCAGGCTGTTTCTATTATACGAGGCATAAAGCCAAAATATGAGTTGCATCATGGCATACACATTAAAGATAGTGCCGTTACAGCCACTGTACGGCTCTCTGATCGTTACCTACCAGGCTTTCTACCTGATAAGGCTATAGATGTCATGGATGAAGCTGCTGCTAAAAAGCGCATTGATTTGGATGCTATTCCTGTGGATTTAGATCAAATCCAGCGCAAAATTACCGAATTAGAAATTGAAAGAGAGGCGATTCGAAAAGAAAAAGATACCGCCAAGCTGGAAGCATTGTCTAAAACCATTGCAGCGCTAAATGAAAAAAGGAACCTCCTAAAAGCAAAATGGGAACACGACAAATCGATTATTCAGGGTATTGGCATACAGAAAAAACAGATTGAACAGCTACGTTTAGATGCTGAACAAGCTGAACGTCATTTTGACTATGGCAAGGTGGCTGAAATTCGATATGGCCGACTGATAGAAGCAGAAAAAAAACTCAAAGCCTTACAAGAACAGGTAGCAGCCCTACGTGATACCAATCCACTGTTTAACGAAGAGGTTACGCAAGAAGATATTGCTCAAATCATAGCACAGCGGACTGGCATTCCTGTTTCTAAAATGCTACAAGATGAGCGCGAAAAACTATTACACTTAGAGGCTGTACTGGCTGAGCGTGTTGCAGGCCAAGCAGAAGCTATTCAAGTTATTGCCGACTCAGTACGCAGAAGCCGTGCTGAATTACAAGATCCCCGTAAGCCTATTGGCTCTTTTATCTTTTTAGGGACTACTGGAGTAGGTAAAACTGAATTAGCCAAAGCACTTGCACAATTTTTATTCAACGATGAACAAGCTATGATTCGCATAGATATGTCTGAATATCAAGAAAAACATTCAGTTAGTCGGTTGATTGGTGCGCCACCTGGCTACATAGGATATGACGAAGGTGGCCAGCTTACAGAAGCGGTACGTACCAAACCCTATTCCGTAATTCTATTAGATGAAATAGAAAAAGCCCATCCAGATGTTTTTAATATTTTGCTCCAAGTATTGGATGATGGTAGGCTAACAGACAACAAAGGTAGAACAGCAAATTTTAAAAATACCATTATTATTATGACGAGTAATATGGGTGCACACCTTATTCAAAGTCGATTTGCTGGTATTGAAGATATCCCTGCCCAAGAGGTACTAGCAGAGACAAAAGAAGCAATCATACAATTGCTCCAAAACCAGATGCGGCCAGAGTTTTTAAATCGAGTAGATGAAATCATTATGTTTAATCCACTTTCCAAAAAAGTTATTAAAGATATTGTAGATATTCAGATAACAAAACTTCAGGCAGATCTAGCAAAGAATGGTATCATGATCCGGATGGATGAGGGACTTATGGACTACCTATCACAAGAAGGCTATAGCTTGCAATTTGGTGCAAGGCCCCTTAAGCGTTTGATACAACGTGTCATACTCAATGCATTGTCTAAAGAATTGCTAGCTGGACACGTTACCAAAGCGCAACCCATTGACATTGGTTACGATCAAGGACGAGTAGTTTTCTCAAATGGCCAGTAA
- the gpmI gene encoding 2,3-bisphosphoglycerate-independent phosphoglycerate mutase, with product MRAFKRPKPVVLLILDGWGHSLETRYNAISAAQTPYWNHFMQTFPHTLLDASGGAVGLPEGQMGNSEVGHLTIGTGRVLHQDLTRLDKAIARGDFFTNKIFLSALSKAKHTNASVHIIGLLSPGGVHSDEKHIHALLALCGQKAIQNCYIHAILDGRDTPPTSAAASIELLQKQCQQIGLGHIASLTGRYYAMDRDHRWERTRAAYDCIVAGQATYHAATALSGLQAAYGRGETDEFVQPTCLHKPGKPPITIESGDIVFFMNFRSDRVRQLSRSLTDPDFSSFNRGAYPRLGDFVSLTAYADDIPSHIAFPPLSIQNSLGACLSQAGLTQLRIAETEKYAHVTFFFNGGIEQPFPGETRLLVPSKKVATYDLVPEMGALEITDHLIKAIEQQAHDVIICNFANPDMLGHTGNQLATEAGITIVDGCMGKIIAALQQQGGQAIITADHGNAECMYDSKMKQPHTAHTTAPVPLLYIGRSASLAAVGTLADVAPTLLALLGLQPSKEMTGSNLLTFR from the coding sequence ATGCGCGCATTCAAACGGCCTAAACCTGTTGTTTTATTGATTCTGGATGGCTGGGGTCATTCCTTAGAAACCCGCTACAATGCCATTTCAGCTGCACAAACTCCTTACTGGAACCATTTCATGCAGACCTTTCCCCATACCTTATTGGATGCATCTGGTGGTGCAGTAGGCTTACCAGAGGGTCAAATGGGTAACTCAGAGGTGGGTCACTTAACAATTGGAACAGGTCGTGTGTTGCATCAGGATCTAACACGATTGGATAAAGCAATTGCAAGGGGGGATTTTTTTACCAATAAAATATTTTTATCCGCTTTAAGTAAGGCAAAGCATACGAACGCATCGGTCCATATCATAGGACTGTTATCTCCCGGTGGTGTGCACAGCGATGAAAAGCATATCCATGCTTTATTAGCATTGTGTGGGCAAAAGGCTATACAAAACTGTTATATTCACGCTATTTTAGATGGGCGGGATACACCACCTACTAGTGCAGCCGCATCGATCGAGCTGCTTCAAAAGCAATGCCAACAAATAGGATTGGGTCACATTGCTTCACTGACTGGGCGCTATTATGCTATGGATAGAGACCATCGTTGGGAGCGTACACGAGCAGCTTATGATTGTATAGTCGCTGGCCAGGCAACCTATCATGCTGCAACAGCTTTAAGTGGATTGCAAGCAGCTTATGGTCGGGGTGAAACCGATGAGTTTGTACAACCCACCTGTTTGCATAAACCAGGTAAGCCACCGATAACGATTGAATCAGGAGATATTGTTTTTTTTATGAACTTTCGTTCAGATCGTGTAAGGCAACTCAGTCGTTCTTTAACGGATCCTGATTTTTCAAGTTTCAATCGTGGAGCATACCCCCGTTTGGGCGATTTCGTTTCGTTAACAGCCTACGCAGATGATATCCCTAGTCATATAGCTTTTCCTCCTCTATCTATACAAAACAGCTTAGGCGCTTGCCTCTCACAAGCAGGTTTAACACAGTTGCGTATTGCAGAAACAGAAAAATATGCCCATGTTACTTTCTTTTTTAATGGAGGCATTGAGCAACCCTTTCCTGGTGAAACCCGTTTATTGGTTCCTTCTAAAAAGGTAGCAACCTATGATCTAGTGCCTGAGATGGGTGCGCTAGAGATTACCGATCATCTGATAAAAGCCATTGAACAGCAAGCTCATGATGTCATTATTTGCAATTTTGCCAATCCTGATATGCTTGGCCATACAGGTAATCAATTGGCTACAGAAGCAGGTATTACAATTGTAGATGGCTGTATGGGTAAAATTATCGCTGCCTTGCAGCAGCAAGGTGGCCAAGCCATTATTACAGCTGATCATGGTAATGCAGAATGCATGTATGATTCGAAAATGAAACAACCTCATACTGCACATACCACAGCACCTGTTCCATTGCTATATATAGGCCGTTCAGCTAGCCTAGCAGCTGTTGGTACATTAGCAGATGTAGCGCCCACATTATTGGCTCTACTAGGCTTACAGCCATCTAAAGAAATGACCGGAAGCAATTTGCTTACTTTTAGATAG
- a CDS encoding pseudouridine synthase: protein MEDYATQACTASLIRLNKFISNAGVCARREADQLIQSGCITVNGAVVRSVGTKIPIDAVVTYKGVVLHIEKLRYLLLNKPRGYVTTLQDPQGRKTVLDLVGKQYCAERIYPVGRLDYDTTGLLLLTNDGDLARKLSHPASKVPKLYHVVLNKAIQTEHLQAIQQGLLLEDGLAKVDQIAIVEEDPTQIGMVIHMGKNRIVRRIFSHLGYLVDRLDRVGYAHLTKQHVPRGKWIFLKDKEVRQLKNLV from the coding sequence ATGGAAGATTATGCTACTCAAGCTTGTACTGCATCTCTAATACGGTTAAACAAATTTATAAGTAATGCTGGTGTTTGTGCCAGAAGGGAAGCAGACCAGCTTATTCAATCAGGTTGTATCACAGTAAATGGTGCAGTTGTACGAAGCGTGGGTACAAAAATACCGATAGATGCAGTAGTGACCTATAAAGGTGTTGTTTTGCATATAGAAAAGCTACGGTATCTGCTTCTAAACAAGCCAAGAGGGTATGTTACGACACTACAAGATCCTCAAGGGCGCAAAACAGTTTTGGATCTTGTTGGCAAACAATATTGTGCTGAGCGTATTTATCCCGTTGGCCGGCTGGATTATGATACCACAGGTCTCTTACTGCTCACCAACGATGGAGATTTGGCTCGTAAGCTCTCGCATCCTGCCAGTAAGGTCCCCAAGCTCTATCATGTTGTCTTGAACAAGGCGATACAAACAGAGCATTTACAGGCTATTCAGCAAGGTCTCCTACTAGAGGACGGCCTAGCTAAGGTGGACCAAATTGCTATAGTAGAAGAAGATCCAACCCAAATAGGCATGGTGATCCATATGGGTAAGAACCGCATCGTTAGAAGGATTTTTAGCCATTTAGGCTATCTGGTTGATAGATTAGATAGGGTGGGCTATGCCCATCTTACTAAGCAGCATGTTCCTCGTGGGAAATGGATCTTTTTAAAGGACAAAGAGGTTCGTCAACTTAAAAATTTAGTTTAA